One region of Alcanivorax sediminis genomic DNA includes:
- a CDS encoding type II secretion system F family protein encodes MSALALLGMAQTLGIIAVMTVLVQVLWFRRREKVLLGERVRQRLQQRTDIPVEQSQARVASSPLERVLLRADIRLSRTQLAMLGVLTFILVALVLASSGLVAAIVVLALIVASAWLYWRFRFQQQRRTIFESLPGIMDSTLRYMDAGRSLEASLQESFNDAPHVFAPLTFRLRSAIDAGRDYTGLFDDFSKLYQVPSLVMVSIALRTSTRFGSSVRPVLQQVASSLRSQQELRREFMASTAETRFTAGAFTLLPLGMAAYMMLINEKYAEVLLHTDTGHTMLMIAGILQGLGVIVIWRMVQGVGRE; translated from the coding sequence TGGTGCAGGTGTTGTGGTTCCGGCGGCGCGAAAAAGTGCTGCTCGGTGAGCGGGTGCGCCAGCGCCTTCAGCAGCGCACTGATATCCCGGTGGAGCAAAGCCAGGCCCGGGTAGCCAGCAGCCCCCTGGAGCGAGTGCTGTTGCGGGCAGATATCCGACTTTCGCGCACCCAGCTGGCGATGCTGGGTGTGCTGACCTTTATTCTGGTGGCGCTGGTGCTGGCCAGTAGCGGCCTGGTTGCTGCGATTGTGGTGTTGGCGCTGATTGTGGCCAGCGCCTGGTTGTACTGGCGCTTCCGCTTCCAGCAGCAGCGTCGCACCATTTTTGAATCACTGCCTGGCATCATGGACTCCACCCTCCGTTACATGGACGCAGGCCGTTCCCTGGAAGCGTCATTGCAGGAGTCCTTCAATGATGCTCCCCACGTGTTTGCGCCGTTGACCTTTCGTCTGCGTAGCGCCATTGATGCGGGACGGGATTACACCGGCCTGTTCGACGATTTCTCAAAGCTTTATCAGGTGCCGTCGCTGGTGATGGTGTCCATTGCCCTGCGTACGTCCACCCGCTTTGGTTCATCGGTGCGGCCGGTGCTGCAGCAAGTGGCCAGCTCGTTGCGTTCCCAGCAGGAGCTGCGACGCGAATTCATGGCCTCCACGGCGGAAACCCGTTTTACCGCAGGCGCATTTACCCTGCTGCCGCTGGGTATGGCGGCCTACATGATGCTGATCAACGAGAAGTATGCAGAAGTGCTGCTGCACACGGATACCGGGCACACCATGCTGATGATTGCCGGCATTCTGCAGGGGCTTGGTGTGATCGTTATCTGGCGCATGGTACAGGGGGTCGGCCGTGAATAA